A window of Gudongella oleilytica genomic DNA:
TAAATGTCCATATGACTGCGAATGACGTTCTTGTTACAAGTGGATCACAGCAAGGTCTGGACTTTGCAGCTAAGATATTCATCAATCCTGGGGACGTTATAATCGTTGAAAAACCAAGTTATCTTGGAGCTATCAATGCATTCAAAGCCTACGAGCCGAAATTTATTGACATTGAGCTTGAGGACGATGGAATGAATATGGAGGAGCTTGAAGAAATTCTTAAGAATACCGAGAATGTCAAGTATATCTACGTTATACCAGATTTCCAGAATCCATCAGGAAAAACGTGGTCTACTGAAAAGAGGAAGAAGCTTGTTGAGCTTGCTAATAAATATGACATCGTAATAGTTGAAGACAATCCATATGGCGAGCTGAGATTTGAAGGAGAAATATTGCCTGCAATAAAGCACTATGACACAGAGGGAAGAGTAATATTCTTTGGAACCTTCTCAAAGATATTCTGCCCAGGCCTAAGACTTGGTTGGGTAGCGGCATCTCCGGAGATCCTGAACAAATTCATACTGGTCAAGCAAGGTGCTGATCTTCAATCAAGCACCATATCTCAGATCGAGGTAGCGACATTCCTTGAAAACTACAATATCGAGGAGCATATAGAAAAGATCAAGGAAACCTATCTTAGAAGAAGAAATCTTATGCTTAAGGTAATGGATGAGGAGTTTCCTGAGGGCGTGAAGTTCACAAGACCACAGGGCGGTTTGTTCACATGGGTAGAGCTGCCCGACTACATCAACACCAGAGATTTGGCAGTAAAGGCTCTCGAAAAGCATGTTGCATTTGTACCGGGAGGTTCATTCTTCGCCAATGGAGGAAATGAGCATTGCATGAGACTTAACTACTCAGCCATGAGCGACGAACTTATCGTTGAGGGAATGAAGCGACTTGCCCAGGTTATAAAGGAAGCTATGAAATAGTCTATATTAAAAATTATCCGCAGGGCTTAAGCCCTGCGGATTTTCATCGACTTTATTTAGGGAGCTTTACAGTTATGGTAGTCCCCTTGTTTACTTCACTATCGAGAAGAACGCTGCCTCCGTGGAACTCTACTATATGCTTTACTATCGCAAGACCAAGGCCAGTACCCTCGACTTTCTTTGAACGACTTTTATCAACTCTATAGAATCTTTCAAAGACTCTCTCGACATCATCCTTTGGAATGCCGATTCCTGTATCGGTAACCCTCATCACTCCATAGGTACCCTCCTCTGAAATGCTTACTGTAACACTTCCTCCAAATCGGTTGTACTTGATGGCATTGTCTACAAGGTTGAAAATAAGATCCTGTACCATTCTCCTGTCTCCACGAACCTGGATGGGCGAGCCTACAACGGATAGCTCCACAGATTTTTCCTTGGCAGAAAAGCGCAGCTTCTCGACGAGATCCTGGACTATACCATACAACTCCAGACTTTCAAATGTCTTAATGGCATTTGAGTCCTCAAGCCTTGAGAGACTTATGACCGAATCTATAAGCTCTAAAAGTCTAGAGCCCTCCTTGTGGATGACCCCTGCAAATTTTTTGGAGTCATCTGCATTAGAAACCCCGTTTTGCAACATTTCTGAATAGCCAATGATAGATGTAAGCGGCGTTTTGAGCTCATGGGATACATTGGCAGTGAATTCTCTTCTCACCTTCTCTGCTTCCCTCATCTCATGAAGAGCCAGATCTATCTGCTTCTTTTGTCTGTCGATAGTGTCAACAAAAGGCCTGATCTCAGGATAAATAGATACCTCAGTCACAGGGTTTCCGGACAATATACTTTCCACACTCGAGGCTATTCTTTTTATGGGAGCCATAAGCCTGTCTGCAAGCCTGTGAGACAATAAGTACAGCGTTACCAAAAGCAGAACCAAAACACCGACTGCAGCAGGCAACATAGACATCAGCACTTCAAAGAAACTTAGATTTTCTATACTCCCAGGCCCTCTGGCTAAATCGTATACTACAAAGGCCATAGCCATAGTGGTGATGGTCATCGCAATGCTAACTATTACCGCAAGGTATGCATATATCCTGTTTTGCATAAATTAACCTCCAAACTTGTAGCCTACGCCTCGCACGGTCTGGACAGATTCACCCGCATCCCCAAGCTTCATCCTCAGAGTCCTTATATGGACATCTACTGTTCTGGATTCCCCCTCGAAATCAAAGCCCCAAACCACATTCATGATCTTTTCTCTGGTAAGAACAAGTCCCTGATTCTTCATCAAATAGTGCAACAGATCAAATTCCTTGGGAGTTAAAATTATTTCCTTCCCGTTTGTAGTAACTAAATGCTTCTCGTAGTCAAGACTCACACCGCCGATAGATATGGCATCAGCTTCAATGCGTGGTTGAGCTCTTCTAAGGACTGCCCTTATTCTTGACAACAGCTCCATTACCCCAAAGGGCTTTGCAATATAGTCATCAGCACCCATATCAAGGGCTCTTACCTTATCAAATTCACTGGTCTTAGAGGTCAGCATTATTACTGGGACACCCTGAGTTCGGGTATCATTACGAAGCTGTTTCAATATACTGTAGCCGTCAGCACCTGGAAGCATGATGTCAAGCAGCACAAGATCAGGGATAGGAGATGTAAAAAGCCCTTCACCGGATTCGAAGCCAACGGCATTATAACCCTCATTTCTCAGAGCATATAAAACCAGCTCTCTTATGCTTTCATCATCCTCAATACAGTATATCAGCTTCATATGATCAACTCCTTGTGAAATGGTCACCTGCTATGGCAAAGTATACCCATTCCGCAATGTTTTGCGCATGGTCGCCAATTCTTTCAAAATATTTAGCGATCATCATCAGGTCAATAGCTTGTTCGCTGGAACCGGTACCTGCTTTGATAGAGCCGATCAGCTCATCCTTTATTACACTAAACAGGTCGTCGACGATATCATCGTAATAGATAACTTTTTTTGCAAGCTCGATATCTCTCCTAACAAAGGCATCAATGCTATCTCTAACCATCTTTATAGTAGCATCTGCCATCTGCGGGATGTGAACAAGCTCTTTAAGATACGTTTGATCGGCAAGTCTTATTGTGATTTCTGATATGTCCGCTGATTGGTCGCCTATCCTTTCCATATCCGTTATCATTTTTAAGGCTGATGAAATAAGCCTTAGGTCTCTTGCAACAGGTTGTTGTCTAAGTATCAGCTTCAGACAAAGATCCTCGATGGCTCTTTCCATATCGTTGACTTCCTTGTCTCCCGCGATGACCCTCCCCGCCAGTTCCACATCCTGTGTCTTTAGAGCAGTTACAGTAGCTTCAATGGAGCTTTCTATGAGATTTCCCATCTCAGTCAGTTCAAAATTAAGCTTTTCAAGATCCTGATCAAATTTACTCCTCATAATATCATCCTCTTTTATATTATTTCTTAATGCTATTATAGGCCTTTTATGTTAAAATTAATCTACTTACGCTGTAAAATTTGTGTAAAGAAGGGTATCATTGTTATTGCCAAGCGAAAACCGCTGTGGTATAATACATCAGTGTTCCTTGCTCTATCATAAGGATAGAGCCGATAGTCCATAAGGAGGTGAAATACATGAGAAAATATGAAGCTATGATAATCTTTTACCCAAATTTCGA
This region includes:
- a CDS encoding winged helix-turn-helix domain-containing protein, with translation MKLIYCIEDDESIRELVLYALRNEGYNAVGFESGEGLFTSPIPDLVLLDIMLPGADGYSILKQLRNDTRTQGVPVIMLTSKTSEFDKVRALDMGADDYIAKPFGVMELLSRIRAVLRRAQPRIEADAISIGGVSLDYEKHLVTTNGKEIILTPKEFDLLHYLMKNQGLVLTREKIMNVVWGFDFEGESRTVDVHIRTLRMKLGDAGESVQTVRGVGYKFGG
- the phoU gene encoding phosphate signaling complex protein PhoU, with amino-acid sequence MRSKFDQDLEKLNFELTEMGNLIESSIEATVTALKTQDVELAGRVIAGDKEVNDMERAIEDLCLKLILRQQPVARDLRLISSALKMITDMERIGDQSADISEITIRLADQTYLKELVHIPQMADATIKMVRDSIDAFVRRDIELAKKVIYYDDIVDDLFSVIKDELIGSIKAGTGSSEQAIDLMMIAKYFERIGDHAQNIAEWVYFAIAGDHFTRS
- a CDS encoding sensor histidine kinase, with protein sequence MQNRIYAYLAVIVSIAMTITTMAMAFVVYDLARGPGSIENLSFFEVLMSMLPAAVGVLVLLLVTLYLLSHRLADRLMAPIKRIASSVESILSGNPVTEVSIYPEIRPFVDTIDRQKKQIDLALHEMREAEKVRREFTANVSHELKTPLTSIIGYSEMLQNGVSNADDSKKFAGVIHKEGSRLLELIDSVISLSRLEDSNAIKTFESLELYGIVQDLVEKLRFSAKEKSVELSVVGSPIQVRGDRRMVQDLIFNLVDNAIKYNRFGGSVTVSISEEGTYGVMRVTDTGIGIPKDDVERVFERFYRVDKSRSKKVEGTGLGLAIVKHIVEFHGGSVLLDSEVNKGTTITVKLPK
- a CDS encoding PLP-dependent aminotransferase family protein is translated as MQLKFAKRMENIKASEIRELLKLTQRPEIISFAGGLPAAELFPVEEMIHISKEVIEKHGSKALQYGPTEGYQPLREAIARRMEKVNVHMTANDVLVTSGSQQGLDFAAKIFINPGDVIIVEKPSYLGAINAFKAYEPKFIDIELEDDGMNMEELEEILKNTENVKYIYVIPDFQNPSGKTWSTEKRKKLVELANKYDIVIVEDNPYGELRFEGEILPAIKHYDTEGRVIFFGTFSKIFCPGLRLGWVAASPEILNKFILVKQGADLQSSTISQIEVATFLENYNIEEHIEKIKETYLRRRNLMLKVMDEEFPEGVKFTRPQGGLFTWVELPDYINTRDLAVKALEKHVAFVPGGSFFANGGNEHCMRLNYSAMSDELIVEGMKRLAQVIKEAMK